CTTATTGTAATTGAATTTGCTGTTAATGATGAAGGAGATGAGACCAAGGGTGTTTGCTACGAGAGCCTTGTGCGTAAGGCACTTGCACTTCCATGGAAGCCGGCTGTAGTGTTACTCTTTGCCGTATTCTCTTTTGACTGGAACCTCCAGGACAGACTGGGCCCGGTTGGTGTACGCTACGACATTCCTATGGTTAGTATCATGGATGCTGTAACACCACAGTTTAACCTTCTTCCTGAGGATGGAAGAGTAATATCCAAGAATCAGTTCTTCTATGATGTTTATCATCCAAGTAATCTGGGACACCAGATCATGAGCGATTGCCTGATCCATCTTATGGATGAAGTAAACGGCAAAGCTACAAGCCTTGATACAGGAATAGATGAGACTGAGCTTTCCAAGATTCAGCCTATAATCGGTGCTGATTTTGAGAATGTTGAACTAATCGACAGACACGAGCTTGCAAGACTTAAGAAAAAGTATCACATCAGCATGCTTGAAGAAGGCTCTTTTAACAACATCGATAAGGAACTTCAGATGGTCGAGATGGATACAAACATTGAGCCTGTTCCTGAGTTCCCATATAACTGGGCTCATTTACCAAAGAGCGTTCAGAATTCTGACAGCGCATCAGATGAGGCTATAGATAACGCAAGTTTTAAAATGAAGATCACATGCAGTAAACTTCTTCTTTTGTTTAAGGATTCCGGAAGCACTGTTTACGGTACTGCAGAAGTTTATGTCGATGATAAGAAGGTGATGGATGCTGATCCACTCAAGGTTGGCTGGACTCACTGCAACGCAGTAATTTTATTTGACGAGAATAAATCAGCTTCACATGTAATAGAAATCAAGATGGCTCCAGGCATGGAGAACAAGAAATTTGCTATTCTTGGATTTGGTGTAGTGGAGTAATAATAAGACTTTCTAGAGAGATTCAAGATTCTATAGGTTTGTTGGAAGAAATAGTTTTGATATAAGGATATACCCCAGCGTTAGATGCCTTTGGCAGAAGCGCTGGGGCTTTCTGTTGCACAAGAGCGGCAAGCAATGATACCTGTCAGCCGCATGAATATTGAAGGGACCATTGCGGCTAATGCAAATAAGTAAAGACTTGAAGCGAGTTAGCCGCAAAAGTTTAGATAGTCATAATGCGGCTAATAGCAAATTGAGAAAGATCTGAATCTGCTTAGCCACAGAAGTATAGAAAGTCCAAATGAGGCTAAAAAGTAAATTATGTGGACAATTTTTTTTCAGCCACATAAAGGATTACACAGTGAATGAGGCTGATGGAACTCTTGAATATTTCTGAGATTATAAGCTACATTTATGGCAATAGAGTAATTGAGGCTTATGATGGGTTGGGAAAATCAATATTTCATTAGCCACTTGTACGTGACTTTACAATTTTCGGCTAATTCCTTCAGTAAACATTCAAGTAAAATCAAATAAATCGATTATGACTATTAAGT
The sequence above is a segment of the Butyrivibrio proteoclasticus B316 genome. Coding sequences within it:
- a CDS encoding SGNH/GDSL hydrolase family protein, with translation MDAVEVRGPKAPKDPIKKKPFFFIMQGKEIYGAPQPDGRGIQFIYESDGRLIDAARLSGNITDDYMLGLLKTTEGFRKMVHSIGVSVSGRVKEEKVRFVFQMYGATQSDPTSTQITLDFEMDGMERIIKMSDVDWKESDKEPGQIRFEFPTPGIQASVDVRFYLNNGFVAPIQPMESMVDFESKNYSDMISHSLMQMGNTARLEKVLQKAGKGEDVTLGFIGGSITQGAGAIPIHEKCYPRVFAENFEKKYANGGQVTLIKAGVGGTPSELGMVRFERDVLRGGVRKPDLIVIEFAVNDEGDETKGVCYESLVRKALALPWKPAVVLLFAVFSFDWNLQDRLGPVGVRYDIPMVSIMDAVTPQFNLLPEDGRVISKNQFFYDVYHPSNLGHQIMSDCLIHLMDEVNGKATSLDTGIDETELSKIQPIIGADFENVELIDRHELARLKKKYHISMLEEGSFNNIDKELQMVEMDTNIEPVPEFPYNWAHLPKSVQNSDSASDEAIDNASFKMKITCSKLLLLFKDSGSTVYGTAEVYVDDKKVMDADPLKVGWTHCNAVILFDENKSASHVIEIKMAPGMENKKFAILGFGVVE